The following DNA comes from Alienimonas californiensis.
CCCTCTGTTTAGCTTGGAGCTTGTCACGATGGCTGCAAGCGACCTGGACCTGATCGTCGTCGACCTCCCCGGCCCCGATGGAGCGATCGGACCGACCATCGCCGAGTTGACGCTGCCCCCCAAATCGGTCGTTACCTTAATCACGCGTGGAAGAGAGCTGGTGGTGCCGAAGGGTTCGACCCGACTCCACGGCTGGGATCAGGTGAGCGTTCTCGCCCCCGCCACCGAGGAAAGGGCAATTCGGACCGCGTTACTGGACTCGATCTTTAACGAATCGGACTCGGGCGCTTTGAATGACGGCCACGACTAGCGTATCGAACGCGACGTCTGACCCGGGCGGGTGGCCGGCGTCGGCCCGCTGGGGCCTTGGCTCGTGGGGCCGGCGTGGTTCGGGCCGCCCCCGGAACGGGGGACGTTCGAGCGCTCCGTCCGCCAAGTCGTCCACCCGGGGGCGGCCGGGCCACGTGTTCACGCTGGTCCGGCGCCGCTCGTCGGCCGACCCCGGCCACCCGCCGCTGACGCTTTCCGGTGAGGGTACGGCGCCCAGCGTCGGTTAGGCTTCGCACGGACCGACATCATCTGCGATTAAACCTCCCACGTGCCCACGGAATCTCCATCGCCGACGCTCTTCGGCCTGTTGGAACCGCTTTTCTGGCCGATCGTGCTGGGCGGTTTGAGCCTCGTGCTCCTCCCGGCGCTGTTCACGCTGGCCTCCCGCTGGACCGTCAACGCGATCCTACGCGAGGCCCGAGTGCGGATGTCCGCACGCCCGACGGAGCCGACGGACGAGCCGCCGCCCTACCGGCGTGTGGCCTTCCTGTTGTCGCCGGCAGAACGACGATTCTACAGCGTCCTGAACGACGCGAAGGGAGAAGGTCAGACGGTCTTCTCGAAGGTCCGGCTCGCTGATTTGGTGGAGGTTCCTCGGGAAAACTCGAATTACATCACGTACTTTCGCAAGGTGTCGCAGAAGCACGTCGACTTCGTGATCTGCGAGGATCGAACGATGCGTCCGCTCGCGGTTGTGGAACTCGACGACCGCTCCCACCGGACGGCGAAGGCCAGGAAGGCGGACGCTGTCAAAGACGAAGCGCTCACCGCTGCGGGAATCCCGATCGTTCGAATCCGTGCCGCGATGCAATACGACAGGGCGACCGTCGCGGCGGAACTCGCCGCGGCCGGTCGACCGCCCATGATCTTCGAAGAAGCCGACGGCTGATCGCCGGCCGCCCCCATAGAACCGCGACCGTCAGGGAGCCGGCTCCCTGACGGTCGCGGTTCTACAGGAGGGCCGCTCACCCGTCCGTCACGCAGCCGGTGCTGGCGTCGGAGACGAGTTTGACGTACTTGCCCAGGGTGCCGCGGGTGGCGCGGGGCGGGGGGAGCGGGAAGTCGGCCCGGCGGGTCTCTAATTCCTCGTCGGAGAGGTCGACAGAGAGGCTGTTCGTCTCGGCGTCGACGGTGACGGTTTCGCCGTCGCGGATCAGGCCGATGGGGCCGCCGACGTGGGCCTCGGGGGTCACGTGGCCGACGATGAAGCCGTGCGAGCCGCCCGAGAAGCGGCCGTCGGTGACCATCGCCACGTCGTTGCCCAGACCGGCGCCGACGATGGCGCTGGTGGGGGTCAGCATCTCCGGCATCCCCGGGCCGCCGACCGGGCCCTCGTGGCGGATCACCACCACGTCGCCCTTCTGAATTTTACCCGCCTCCAACCCGGCGAGCATGTCCTCTTCACTATTAAAACAGCGGGCCGGGCCGCTGAACTTCAGGCCCTCCTTCCCGGTGATCTTGGCGACGGCGCCGCCGGGGGCGAGGTTGCCCTTCAAGATGCGCAGGTGGCCGGTCGGTTTAATGGGATCGTCCACCGGGTGGATGATCTGCTGGCCCTCGATCAGGTCCGGCAGGTCGGCGACGTTTTCGGCGAGGGTTCGGCCGGTGACGGTGGGGCGGGAGCCGTCCATCAGGCCGGCGGCGATCAGCATCTTAATGACCGCCGGGGTGCCGCCGACGGCGTGCAGATCGCTCATCACGTATTTGCCGGACGGCTTCAGGTCGGCCAGGTACGGGGTGCGTTCGGAGACGGCGGCGATGTCGTCCAAGGTGAACTCCACGTTGGCGGCGTGGGCCATCGCCAACAGGTGCAGCACCGCGTTCGTGCTGCCGCCCAGGGCCGTGACGAGGGCGACGGCGTTCTCGAAACTCGTTTTATCGAGCAGGTCGGACGGTTTGCGGTCCGCTTCGAGGCAGTCCTTCAACACCTCGCCCACGGCCCGGCACTCCTGCACCTTGCCGGGGTCGGTGGCGGGGATCGAACTGCTGTAGGGCAGGGAGAGGCCGAGAGCCTCGATCGCGCAGGCCATCGTGTTGGCGGTGTACATCCCGCCGCAGGCGCCGGCGCCGGGGCAACTGTTGGCGACGATCTCCTGCCGTTCGGCCTCGGTGATGCTGCCGGCGATCGCCTGGCCGTAGCTCTGGAAGGCGGAGACGATGTCCAGCTTGTCGCCTTCCTCGGTCGCGCCGTCGTTCTGTTGGGCGTCGGGGACGAGGTTCTCGTTCTTCATTCCCCCCGGGGCGGCGGGGGTGCGGCCGGGGCGGCAGCCGGGCTGGATCGTGCCGCCGTAGACCATGATGCTGGGCCGATCGAGCCGGCACATGGCGATCACGGCGCCGGGCATGTTCTTGTCGCAGCCGGGCAGGGTGACGAGGCCGTCGTACCACTGGGCGGCGACGATCGTTTCGATGCTGTCGGCGATCAGGTCGCGGGATTGGAGGGAGTAGCTCATCCCCTCGGTGCCCATCGAGATGCCGTCGGAGACGCCGACGGTGTTGAACCGCATCCCGACCAGCCCGGCGGCGGTGAGGCCGGTTTTGACCTCCGCGGCCAGATCGAGGAGGTGCATATTGCAGGTGTTCCCCTCGTACCAGACGCTGCCGACGCCCACCTGGGGCTTCTTCAGGTCGTTCAGCGACAGGCCGGTGCCGAGCAGCATCGCCTGAGAGGCCCCCTGGCTGGCGGGGGCGGTGATGCGCGCGGAATACCGGTTCGGTCCGCCGGCGGGGGCGGGCTCGGGACGGTGCGGGGGGAAGGAGGGGGCGGAATTGGACATGCGCGGGAGTGTGGCCGGTGGCGGGGGTGGACGGCTAGTGTGCGTGCCCCGACACGTCGCCTCGCAGTCCGGTTCCCGCACCTCGCCTGCCGGATCCCCTGTCGCCGCCCCGCTGATTGCTCTGGGGGTGGGTTCGCCGGGGAGGCTTCAGTCACCCGCGAAACCGCAGGCGAACGCCGGCCCGGCCCCCGGGTTTCGGGGGAAGGCCGTGTGCCGCGCGAACGGGACGGACCCTACGGAGGGGCCCGAGCGCACGCCGGCGGTCGGCCCTGACCCCTTCCGCGACCCGATCACGCTCCCACCGTCGCGCGGGGGCGTTACACTCAGGGGCCGCGCGGGGTTCCCCGCATTCCTCTCACTGCGTCCGCCGTGGCCTGGTTCCTTCCTAAAAAGCCGTCCGGGCCGGCGAAGACCGTCAAGGAACTGGCCAAGCGGCTGACCGACTGCGGGCTGATCGAGCAGAAGCAGTTCGACGTCGCCCTCTCCTCGGTGCCCGCCTCCAAGCGGACGCCGGAGGCGCTGATCGACGCCCTGGAGGAGGCCGGCACGCTAACCAACTTCCAGGCGGAGCTGGCACGCAACGGGGAGATCGAGACGCTGGTGATCGGCGGCTACAAGCTGATCTACCGCAACGCCGCCGGCGCCTTCGCCCGGGTCTACCGCGCCGAGGACAAGAACGGCCGCAGCGTGGCGTTGAAGGTGCTCCGCGGCCGGCACGCCTCGGACCCGCGGCAGGTGGCGGCTTTCGAGAAGGAGGCCCGCATGGCCGCCAAGCTCGATCACCCCAACGTCGTCCCCATCCGGGACGTCGGCGAGGACGACGGCCGGCACTACTTCGCCATGGACTTCATCGAGGGGGGGAACCTGCGGGACTTCCTCACGATCCGCGGGAAGCTCAGCCCGAAGGACGCCGTCGGCATCGCGCTGGACATCGCCGAGGGCCTCGCCCACGCGGCCCGCTACGGCATCACGCACCGGGACCTCAAACCCGGCAACGTGCTGTTCGACACCACCGGCAACGCCAAGCTGGTGGACTTCGGCCTGGGCGGGGAGGGGGACGAGGGCGCCGACCTGCGGGCCGTGGAGTACTCCACGCTGGAGAAGGCCACGCAGGCCCCCCGCGACGACCCCCGCAGCGACCTCTTCTTCCTCGGGTCGATCCTGTACGAACTGCTGACCGGCGTCCCCCCCTGGCCGGCGACCGCCGTGCGCAGCGAGCGGAACGAGGTCGGCCGGTATCGCGACGTCACCCCGATCGTGGACCTCGCCCCGGACCTGCCGCCGGCGGTGGTGTCGGTGGTGGGCAAGCTGATGGCCTGGCGGCCGACCGCCCGCTACCAGACCGCCGCCGAGGCCGCCGGCGCCCTGCGGACGCTCGCCGCCTCGCTGGACGACGCCCCGGCCGCCGAGGAGCCGGACCTCGCCGACGACTCCAGCGATCTGGGTCTGGAAGACGGCGGCGACCGCCCGTTGCCCAAGCTGTTGCTGGTCGAGAACCGCCCGTCGAAGCGGGGCATCGTCTCGGAGTATCTTTCCAACCGGGGCTTCGAGGTCACCTCCTGCGACGGCGCCGACGACGCCCTCGCCCTGATCGAACTCGACCCCCCGGACGCCGTGCTGCTGATGGGCGACGCGCTGGGCGACGACCTGTTCGGCCTGTTCGGCACCCTCAAGGCCCAGGGCGTGAGCGGCGAACCCCTCGCGGTGGTGGCGCTGGTCACCGCCGCTCAGGCGAAGAAGAAGAACGCCCTGCACGCCAGCGGAACCTGCCGCGTGCTGGCCCAGCCGGCGAGTCTGCGGATGGTGCGGGCCGAACTGTTCCGGGCCCTCAAGCGGGTGCTCTCCGAAAGCCGGCTGATCCGCCTGCGGGACTACGCCCCGTCGTCCTCGTCGAAGTCGGCCTCGTCCTCCTCTCCGTCCGGCGACTCGTGACCAGTCCGTCGACGGCATGAGCGACGCCCCCGCCCCCCTGCGGTTCGGCCTGCTGGGCGCCGGCCGGATCGCCGGCAAGCTCGCCGCGGCGATGGCCCGCACCCCGGGCGTGACGGCGGCGGCGATCGGCAGCCGCGGCGCCGTCCGGGCCGCCGCGTTCGCGGACCGGCACGAGATCCCGTTCGCCGGCGGTTACGAAGAGGTGGTGGCGAACCCGGCGGTGGACGCGGTCTACCTCGCCCTCCCGCCGCACCTCCATCTGCAATGGGGCCGGGCCGCCGCGGAGGCCGGCAAGGCGGTGCTGTGCGAGAAGCCCCTCGCCCCGAACGCCGACGAGGCCCGGGCCCTCGCGGACGCCTGCCGCCGGGCCAATGACGGGGCCGGCGTCGCGCTGATCGACGGCACCCAGTGGACCCGCACCCCCCGGGCCGACGCCTTTCGGGCCCTGCTGGACGCCGGGGAACTGGGCGAGTTGAAGCGGGTCACCGCCGCCTTCAGCTTTCACGCCGAGGGCTGGGACGCCGGGGAGCACCGCCTCGACCCGCACCGCGGCGGCGGCGTGCTGCGGGACCTCGGCTGGTACTGCGTGCACGCCGCCCTGTGGGCGTTCGGGGAGGACCCGACAGGCGTCTCCTGTCACCTCTCCGACGAGACGAACCACGCCGGCGAGAACGTGGACGTCGCCGCCAGCGGCGCCCTGACCTTCCCGGGCGACCGCACCGCCGGCTTCGACGTGAGCTACCGGACCGCCTGGCGGAACTGGATTGAGTTCGCCGGCGCCGAGGGCAGCCTGGTCTGCGACGACTTCACGAACCCCCGCGATCCCGACAAGGTGCGGCACTTCCGCCACGACCGCCGCGGCGACGCCTCCCGCGTCGAACTGCCGGCGTTCGACCCGCAGGTCGAGTTCCTCACCCGCGCCGCCGCCGCCATCCGGGCCGGCGGGGACGAGGCGGGGGTGAAGTTGGCCCTCCGCACGCAAACCGTGTTGGACCGCCTGCGGGAGGCGGCGGGGTGAACAAACGCGGGTGGGCGGTGCTGCTGGCGATCGTCGCTCTGGCTCAGTTCGGAGCGGCGACCTACTGCGCTGAACAGTCGCAGTCTGAGTGGTCGTACTTAGCCCCCGTCAGAGTGCAGGGAGGAGAGCCGACGATTCACAATCGCCTGTGGTTGCCGTTCATGCTCGGAGGCGGCGCGGCTTTGATCGCCGCGGCCTTGCTGTGGTGGACCGGCCGGGCGGCGCCGCGGGACGACCGAGACGAGTGAGGCCTGAAGAACCGCGACCGTCAGGGGGCCGGCTCCCTGACGGTCGCGGTTCCAGGGGGAATGGGGGCGGGCGGCGAACCTTCGCGGCGGTCGGCGTGTCCTTCGAAAGGATCGGTTGACGCCCCGCCCCCGGGGTCGATACTGTTCCCCCCGACGCGGCGAGTCGTCCGGTTTCGGACGGTTCGGCGGGTCACGCAGGCGGGTGTAGCTCAATTGGTAGAGCGTCAGCTTGCCATGCTGAAGGTCGCCGGTTCGAGCCCGGTCACCCGCTCTTAGCGCCTGCAAAACGTCGTCACGCCGAGGTCCCCCGGGACCTCGGCGTGACTTTTTGCGCTCCCCGTCCGGCCAGAACGCCCGGGCGACGTTGAGCAAATCTCCCACGCGGGTACGCTACCCGCCCGCATTTCGCTCCCGACCCGCACGTTCTGCCCGATGTCGACCGACGCCCCCGTTCTTGACGACCCCGCCGCCGGCGGCACGCTCGGCGACCCGGACCTGACCGGTGACGCCCTGTTCGGGGATGAACTGGCGGACGACCGCCGCAAGATGGACCTGTCCGTCGAGGTGCAGGACGCCGGCCCCTGCCTGAAGCACGTCAAGGTCACCGTCCCCCGGGCGGAGATCGACGCCGCCCTGGAAGAGGCCCTCGAAGAGTACGCCGATCAGGCCGCCGTCCCCGGCTTCCGCGTCGGCCGCGTGCCGGTCTCGCTGATCAAGAAGCGCTTCAAGGACGAACTGGCCGGCCAGGTCAAGCAGCGCGTGCTGATCGACAGCCTGGAGCAGGTCTCCGAGGAGCAGGACCTCGACCCGATCAACGAGCCGGACCTCGACGTCACCA
Coding sequences within:
- a CDS encoding DUF2726 domain-containing protein, which encodes MSARPTEPTDEPPPYRRVAFLLSPAERRFYSVLNDAKGEGQTVFSKVRLADLVEVPRENSNYITYFRKVSQKHVDFVICEDRTMRPLAVVELDDRSHRTAKARKADAVKDEALTAAGIPIVRIRAAMQYDRATVAAELAAAGRPPMIFEEADG
- a CDS encoding serine/threonine-protein kinase, with product MAWFLPKKPSGPAKTVKELAKRLTDCGLIEQKQFDVALSSVPASKRTPEALIDALEEAGTLTNFQAELARNGEIETLVIGGYKLIYRNAAGAFARVYRAEDKNGRSVALKVLRGRHASDPRQVAAFEKEARMAAKLDHPNVVPIRDVGEDDGRHYFAMDFIEGGNLRDFLTIRGKLSPKDAVGIALDIAEGLAHAARYGITHRDLKPGNVLFDTTGNAKLVDFGLGGEGDEGADLRAVEYSTLEKATQAPRDDPRSDLFFLGSILYELLTGVPPWPATAVRSERNEVGRYRDVTPIVDLAPDLPPAVVSVVGKLMAWRPTARYQTAAEAAGALRTLAASLDDAPAAEEPDLADDSSDLGLEDGGDRPLPKLLLVENRPSKRGIVSEYLSNRGFEVTSCDGADDALALIELDPPDAVLLMGDALGDDLFGLFGTLKAQGVSGEPLAVVALVTAAQAKKKNALHASGTCRVLAQPASLRMVRAELFRALKRVLSESRLIRLRDYAPSSSSKSASSSSPSGDS
- the ilvD gene encoding dihydroxy-acid dehydratase; translation: MSNSAPSFPPHRPEPAPAGGPNRYSARITAPASQGASQAMLLGTGLSLNDLKKPQVGVGSVWYEGNTCNMHLLDLAAEVKTGLTAAGLVGMRFNTVGVSDGISMGTEGMSYSLQSRDLIADSIETIVAAQWYDGLVTLPGCDKNMPGAVIAMCRLDRPSIMVYGGTIQPGCRPGRTPAAPGGMKNENLVPDAQQNDGATEEGDKLDIVSAFQSYGQAIAGSITEAERQEIVANSCPGAGACGGMYTANTMACAIEALGLSLPYSSSIPATDPGKVQECRAVGEVLKDCLEADRKPSDLLDKTSFENAVALVTALGGSTNAVLHLLAMAHAANVEFTLDDIAAVSERTPYLADLKPSGKYVMSDLHAVGGTPAVIKMLIAAGLMDGSRPTVTGRTLAENVADLPDLIEGQQIIHPVDDPIKPTGHLRILKGNLAPGGAVAKITGKEGLKFSGPARCFNSEEDMLAGLEAGKIQKGDVVVIRHEGPVGGPGMPEMLTPTSAIVGAGLGNDVAMVTDGRFSGGSHGFIVGHVTPEAHVGGPIGLIRDGETVTVDAETNSLSVDLSDEELETRRADFPLPPPRATRGTLGKYVKLVSDASTGCVTDG
- a CDS encoding Gfo/Idh/MocA family protein, with translation MSDAPAPLRFGLLGAGRIAGKLAAAMARTPGVTAAAIGSRGAVRAAAFADRHEIPFAGGYEEVVANPAVDAVYLALPPHLHLQWGRAAAEAGKAVLCEKPLAPNADEARALADACRRANDGAGVALIDGTQWTRTPRADAFRALLDAGELGELKRVTAAFSFHAEGWDAGEHRLDPHRGGGVLRDLGWYCVHAALWAFGEDPTGVSCHLSDETNHAGENVDVAASGALTFPGDRTAGFDVSYRTAWRNWIEFAGAEGSLVCDDFTNPRDPDKVRHFRHDRRGDASRVELPAFDPQVEFLTRAAAAIRAGGDEAGVKLALRTQTVLDRLREAAG